Genomic window (Accipiter gentilis chromosome 7, bAccGen1.1, whole genome shotgun sequence):
CTGAGGGATCACCGCCGCATTGGTCGGGTAAGTCTCACATGGCGGTAGGGGGCAGCGGTGGTGGGGGGTGAGTGTTACTGGGGGGTTGCTGGTGGCTGCTGGCGATCCCCCAGTAATGCCCACCCCTCAACGCAGGAGCAGGAGCTTTTCTTCTTCCACAAGCTCAGCCCCGGCAGCTGCTTCTTCCTGCCCCGTGGTGCCCACATCTACAACACCCTCGTTGACTTTATCAGGGTACGGCCCCCACAgccccgtccccatccccctgggggTGTCACCATCACCTCCGCCGGGGGTAAAGGGGAAATTGGGGTCTGACCTGCACCGTGGCCCCACATACATGCACCCTGCTGCACCCTAGCCCCATTGCAGCTTGTGCACCTCACTGCAACCCCATCCTGTTGCGCCCTGGACCCTTTGCACCCACACCCTGTCCCCACTGCGCACCCCGCTGCACCCAGACCCTCTTGTACCTGCACCCCAGCCTCACTGCAGCTGCACCCCATTCCCAGCTGCACCCAGACCCTGCCTgtgcaccccactgcaccccatcCCCATCGCACCCAGACTCTCTTGCACCTGCTGTGCACCCACTTTTGCTGTGCACCCCACTGCACCCAGACCCTGTTGCACCGTGACCCTGTATGTGTACTCCATCCCCTCTTGCACTCCAGGCCTGTCGTGcccctcactgccccccatccccaCCGCACCCAGACCCTGTTACACCCCAAGTCCCTGCcgtgccccatccctgcagcaccCATGGCTGCAGCTCCCCGTCCCTCCCACGCCCTGCAGCACCCGCAGCCCTCCCCTGGGACAGGCGCTGTGGGGCTGGGCTgacatccctgtccccgtccccgcagAGCGAGTACCGGGCGAGGGGCTTCTGTGAGGTGGTGACCCCCAACGTATTCAGCCCGCAGCTCTGGGAGCTCTCGGGGCACTGGCAGCACTACAGCACCCACATGTTCTCTTTCACTGCTGGCACCGAGACCCTCTCTCTCAAACCCATGAACTGCCCAGCTCACTGGTGAGTGGGGGAGAGGCTGGGGAGGTTGGGTGGGCTGATGATGCATCTGACTGACTGTCTGTCCACAGCCTGATGTTCGCCCACCGGCCACGGTCGTGGCGGGAGTTGCCACTGCGCCTGGCTGATTTTGGGGTGCTGCATCGCAACGAGCCCCCTGGCACCTTAACAGGGCTGACCCGGGTGCGGCGCTTCCAGCAGGATGATGCTCACATCTTCTGCACCCTGGAGCAGGTGAATGTCCCCGCCATTTTCCCCCTCACCGTGTCACACACCCCCAGCCACCACTGACGCCTTGTCCCCAGCTGGAGGGCGAGATTGATGCCTGCCTGGACTTCGTGCAGATGGTTTATGCCACGCTGGGCTTCTCCTTCCGTCTGGCCCTGGCCACCCGCCCCCCCGGATTCCTGGGGGACCCCGAGACCTGGGACCATGCCGAACAGGTGGGACGGGGATGCGGACGGACCGTGGCCCCGCTGCAGGCACCGTCCCCGGCATCGCATCCTAGCTTTGCTGCCGTATCCTCTGCAGCATGCCCCATGCATCACCTCCTGCCTTGCCGCTGTGTCCCCTGCATTGTCCCCCTCGTTATGCCTTGTGCACCATGTCCCAGCTTTGTCTCCGTGTCCCACGTGCCGTGTCCCAGCCACGCCATAATGTCCCCTGTGCTGTGACCTGTCCATCACGTCCGAGCGTTGCCCCCACGTCCTGCGCATtacctcccagctctgctgtggtgtCCCCCGCCTTATCCCCTGTCGTGTTCCCTGTGGTGCCCTGTGTGTCACCTCTCAGGTGTGTCATTGCTTGCCACGCGGCATGTCCCATCTGTCATCTCCCGGCTTTGCCGTCATGTCCGTGTGCTGTATCTGTGCAGCATGGCCTCTGCATTGTGTCCCTGTGTCGCACGCATGTACCACATGCCCTGCACCACACCTCTGTTGTGCCTGCATCGTGTCCCTTGCGTCGTGTCCCCCACGTCGTGGTACCTGTTCATTGTACCTGTCATGCCCTCTGCGTTGGTCCCCTCTGTCATGCCTGTATGTCATGTCCCTGCGTCACATCCTCTTCATCGTGTCCCCTACATTGTccatccctgacccccccatctgtccctgcagcagctggagcggAGTCTCCGTGCCTTCGGGCAGCCCTGGGAGCTGAGTCTGGGTGACGGCGCCTTTTATGGCCCCAAGGTGacagattttggggtggggggtccccgAAGGGTCCCGGTTTGCCCCCTCTGGGGACAAACTGGCACCCTTCAGGAACATCCCCCTGCCATTAATCCTGATAGATCGATATCCGTATCCGGGATGCGCTGGGGCGGCAGCATCAATGCGGCACCATCCAGCTGGATTTCCAGATGCCGGACAGATTTTTGCTGGAGTATGCCAGGTATTGGAGTATGCCAGGtattggtgggggtggggggagcagacAACAGAATTGGGGCTTGGGGGGGTCAGAGTTGGGCTAGGGTTGGCAGAATTGGGGGGTCAGGATGGGGCTgggtccccctgcacccccctgaCCCCTGGTGTATGTGTCCCCCCCTCAGTGCGACAGGGGGGGTGGCACGGCCAGTGCTGATCCACCGGGCAGTGCTGGGTTCCGTTGAGCGCATGGTGGCTGTGCTGGCTGAGAGCTGCGGTGGCCGATGGTGAGGGGGGGGTTGACCCTGAAGGGTCCTGGTTGCCCTTGGGGGCAAACTGAGACCCTTTGGGGACAAGCCCCCCCTGCAAAAAATCTCTCACCTTGGGGCTACAAAAGGGGCACCCCCCAATCCCTGGGACACCCCCATCCTGGGgataccaccccccacccccaaattccCCAGGGTCCCTTCATCCCCAGTGTCACCCCCATCCTGGGGTACCCTCCCAGTCTTGGGGACACTCCTGTCCTGGggcacccccccaaccccaggacaccccccccccaatccctggGACACTCCCATTCTTGGAGCACCCCCATCTTGGGGACACTCCCCCCAATCCCTGGGTCACCCCATCCCTGGTTCACCCCTGCCTTGACACCCCACTGATGTCATCCCCCTCCCTGTGACGCCCACCAATGTCACCCCCCCAGGCCGCTCTGGCTATCCCCACTGCAGGTGATGGTCATCCCACAGGCGCCCGAAGTTGAAGACTATGCCCGGGAGGTGAGTGTGCCCCCCGCCATGTCCTTTCTCATGTCCCCCCCGAGTCCCCCTGCATcttcccatgtccccatgtcccccccatccctctgtgccctGCCATTCCTCTGTGCCGCCCATCCCTCCTTGTCCCTCTGTGTACCCCCCATCCTCCCGTGCCCCCCCATACCCCCCATCCCTCtgtgtcccccctccctccccccgcccccactgaTGCTGTGGCGCAGGTGCAGGCAGTTCTGCAAGGGGGTGGCATGATGGCCGACCTGGATGGGGATGCGGGGGCCACCCTGGCCAGGAAGATCCGCCGGGCCCAGCTCACCCACTACAACTTCCAGTTGGGTAAGGGGCGGGG
Coding sequences:
- the TARS2 gene encoding threonine--tRNA ligase, mitochondrial produces the protein MPSARAAGRLLFAGAPRRHRVSGPDPHLSERLRLFQQLRAAQEQRDEAGTGTGGGRPPPGTPIRIVLPGGGCLPGRALETTPFQVATQLGGGLAQAALVARVNGTLQDLDRPLESDTDLELLDFSTPEGRAAFWQSSACVLGAVVEQFYGATLCSAQATEDGFFCDVHMGERTVQRSELPALEDACDTFARTGHRFERLEATRQQLAKLFKHNSFQLQQIEEEVTSPTATVYRCGPLLQLCHGPLLRHTGLIVALRILTSSAAFWRGVRSRQSLQRVTAVAFPSTQDLTAWQQAQDEAALRDHRRIGREQELFFFHKLSPGSCFFLPRGAHIYNTLVDFIRSEYRARGFCEVVTPNVFSPQLWELSGHWQHYSTHMFSFTAGTETLSLKPMNCPAHCLMFAHRPRSWRELPLRLADFGVLHRNEPPGTLTGLTRVRRFQQDDAHIFCTLEQLEGEIDACLDFVQMVYATLGFSFRLALATRPPGFLGDPETWDHAEQQLERSLRAFGQPWELSLGDGAFYGPKIDIRIRDALGRQHQCGTIQLDFQMPDRFLLEYASATGGVARPVLIHRAVLGSVERMVAVLAESCGGRWPLWLSPLQVMVIPQAPEVEDYAREVQAVLQGGGMMADLDGDAGATLARKIRRAQLTHYNFQLVVGRRERAHGTVSVRTRDNRQLGERDLHWVLQRLRELRDARVPDAEERF